Proteins from one Deinococcus sp. AB2017081 genomic window:
- the arsN2 gene encoding arsenic resistance N-acetyltransferase ArsN2, translated as MTAILLAQPGDRAALEALLAELNLPSAGLDGTELWVASDHDALLGVAGLEVHGTVGLLRSVAVSPVARSRGIAAGLVAHVIEQARARGLSDLYLLTTTAAAYFPRFGFRPLARAASPAALNASREFQDACPASAALLHLPLKETTMTATALPIPGTQDTTRTDALLDTLRCPDSRPLEFWLHGAPLVSPGYHVTEVKAVSIEAMDCGGRAASWRETVIQLMDGSPQEAREGFMSTAKFLGIYDRVVARVPVRPEAEVRFEYGTATSPALQYHVSHVEEQPERLIVHLRTPGVQCKAGDACGVPAEAEAQADACAPGSGCCGPQVVQLG; from the coding sequence GTGACGGCCATCCTGCTGGCCCAGCCGGGCGACCGCGCCGCGCTGGAGGCCCTGCTGGCCGAGCTGAACCTGCCCTCTGCCGGCCTGGACGGCACGGAACTCTGGGTCGCGTCGGATCACGATGCCCTGCTCGGAGTGGCCGGGCTGGAGGTACACGGCACCGTGGGCCTGTTGCGCTCGGTGGCCGTGTCTCCGGTAGCCCGCTCGCGGGGGATCGCCGCCGGACTCGTCGCGCACGTCATCGAACAGGCGCGCGCACGTGGCCTGAGCGACCTGTACCTGCTGACCACCACCGCTGCCGCGTACTTCCCCCGCTTCGGGTTCCGGCCTCTGGCCCGCGCCGCCTCCCCTGCTGCCCTGAACGCCTCGCGCGAGTTTCAGGACGCCTGCCCCGCCTCTGCCGCCCTGCTGCACCTGCCCCTGAAGGAGACGACGATGACCGCGACTGCACTTCCCATCCCCGGCACCCAGGACACCACCCGCACCGACGCGCTGCTGGACACTCTACGCTGCCCGGACAGTCGCCCGCTGGAGTTCTGGCTGCACGGCGCACCGCTGGTCAGCCCCGGCTACCACGTGACCGAGGTCAAGGCCGTGAGCATCGAGGCGATGGACTGCGGCGGCAGGGCCGCAAGCTGGCGCGAGACCGTGATCCAGCTGATGGACGGCAGCCCCCAGGAGGCCCGTGAAGGCTTCATGTCGACCGCGAAGTTCCTGGGTATCTACGACCGCGTGGTCGCCCGCGTGCCCGTGCGCCCCGAGGCCGAGGTGCGCTTCGAGTACGGCACCGCGACCAGCCCGGCCCTGCAATATCACGTCTCGCACGTGGAGGAGCAGCCGGAGCGGCTGATCGTCCACCTGCGCACGCCCGGCGTGCAGTGCAAGGCCGGGGACGCCTGCGGGGTGCCCGCCGAAGCGGAGGCCCAGGCCGATGCCTGCGCTCCGGGCAGCGGCTGCTGTGGCCCCCAGGTCGTCCAGCTTGGCTGA
- a CDS encoding asparagine synthase-related protein, whose amino-acid sequence MARDFSAVLDRLPDDRSPAPGTRRIGPWQVRLDAADGALVSRPELDLHVLVKGCLYGATPDDLLDAYLHGGRDFPRDIEGHYAALILDGQAGRVLAVADRVGSQAMYVAHTPQHVLVSTRPDWAPFRERPLDLEGVSAYLTKGSLLGGVTLRQGVGVLRRACVHDLGGSHVCTHEYWPLTFTGPQAGASVADLEAEFAHLIRGAMTRRLQASGGRAYLSLSGGYDSRGLLSVLTTLGADVRTFSYALDARAPGSDAQVAHRLAAQYGTRHTVLGAYHGSVLGNVRRNVAWGGGGAPLCDEADAWADFAALNPSDVFVGDHAFDINSHPLSLHADQLLRQKVPPSFGILAWLRPTLPNTTYDALQGAWEQVLAGVLAQAGAGSDRTGYPLEIALMLDVNVAHSLLPWRDRFAGHTAHVHVPYLDGALLDFTLRLPLEVLARKAMFRRVLHTLDPHLMRVPLARSLGYVPDWTTELIAQRAEIWDSVQQTSSPLDDVIPPDVIHALLLQLAPVPRSVQLRGAVRQTLGRLRRTPLGLRVFGPAPIRKTVDAATFLRRVLTVRAVVARGAGSVVQDAEGTRARPSGLTWAAGD is encoded by the coding sequence ATGGCCCGCGACTTCAGCGCGGTGCTCGACCGCCTCCCGGATGACCGGAGTCCTGCGCCCGGCACGCGGCGGATCGGGCCGTGGCAGGTGCGGCTGGACGCGGCCGACGGCGCGCTGGTGTCGCGTCCGGAACTCGACCTGCACGTGCTGGTCAAGGGCTGCCTGTACGGGGCCACGCCGGACGACCTGCTGGACGCCTACCTGCACGGCGGCCGGGACTTTCCCCGGGACATCGAGGGCCACTACGCCGCGCTGATCCTCGACGGCCAGGCCGGGCGGGTGCTGGCCGTGGCCGACCGGGTCGGTTCGCAGGCCATGTACGTGGCGCACACCCCGCAGCACGTGCTGGTCTCGACCCGGCCCGACTGGGCCCCGTTCCGCGAACGCCCGCTGGATCTGGAGGGCGTCAGCGCCTACCTGACCAAGGGCAGCCTGCTGGGCGGCGTGACCCTGCGCCAGGGCGTCGGCGTCCTTCGCCGGGCCTGCGTTCACGATCTGGGCGGCTCCCACGTGTGCACGCACGAGTACTGGCCGCTGACCTTCACCGGGCCGCAGGCCGGGGCGAGCGTGGCCGATCTGGAAGCCGAATTCGCCCACCTGATCCGGGGGGCCATGACCCGCCGGCTTCAGGCCAGCGGCGGGCGGGCGTACCTGTCCCTGAGCGGCGGCTACGACTCGCGCGGTCTGTTGAGCGTGCTGACCACTCTGGGCGCGGACGTCCGGACGTTCTCGTATGCGCTGGACGCCCGCGCTCCCGGCAGCGACGCGCAGGTCGCGCACCGGCTCGCGGCGCAGTACGGCACGCGGCACACGGTGCTGGGCGCGTATCACGGCTCGGTGCTGGGCAACGTGCGGCGCAACGTGGCGTGGGGGGGCGGCGGCGCGCCGCTGTGCGACGAGGCCGACGCCTGGGCCGACTTCGCCGCCCTGAACCCCAGCGACGTGTTCGTGGGCGACCACGCCTTCGACATCAACAGCCACCCGCTGAGCCTGCACGCGGATCAGCTGCTGCGCCAGAAGGTGCCGCCGTCCTTCGGCATCCTGGCGTGGCTGCGGCCCACGCTGCCGAACACCACCTACGATGCCCTACAGGGGGCGTGGGAGCAGGTTCTGGCGGGTGTGCTGGCGCAGGCGGGGGCTGGCTCCGACCGAACCGGCTACCCGCTGGAGATCGCCCTGATGCTGGACGTGAACGTGGCGCACTCGCTGCTGCCGTGGCGCGACCGCTTCGCCGGGCACACGGCCCACGTGCATGTGCCGTATCTGGACGGTGCCCTGCTGGACTTCACGCTGCGGCTGCCGCTGGAGGTGCTGGCCCGCAAGGCGATGTTCCGGCGGGTGCTGCATACCCTCGACCCCCACCTGATGCGGGTGCCGCTGGCCCGCTCGCTGGGCTACGTCCCCGACTGGACGACCGAACTGATCGCCCAGCGGGCCGAGATCTGGGACAGCGTGCAGCAGACCTCCAGCCCCCTGGACGACGTGATCCCGCCGGACGTGATCCATGCCCTGCTGCTGCAGCTGGCCCCCGTGCCACGCAGCGTGCAGCTCCGGGGGGCTGTCCGGCAGACCCTGGGCCGCCTGCGCCGCACACCCCTGGGCCTGCGCGTGTTCGGCCCCGCCCCGATCCGCAAGACCGTGGACGCCGCGACCTTCCTGCGGCGCGTGCTGACCGTACGGGCAGTGGTGGCCCGCGGTGCCGGGAGCGTGGTTCAGGACGCAGAGGGGACACGTGCTCGCCCCTCAGGGCTGACGTGGGCTGCAGGTGACTGA
- the gntA gene encoding guanitoxin biosynthesis heme-dependent pre-guanitoxin N-hydroxylase GntA — protein MTQQAMPTEVPDPLAGTYHLVRGGVLQASRGAVTPLARRVQATLHRTVLAPEFSCLAARAALNTSAYALGCYGDLGSEAATRGLAQDLAQFCADQDAMAGGFTSMIAVFAGPPPPDEHAFEERLWAQLRALHARDPRPYSPEVVADPQDPRFGFSFNGRGFFVIGLHPHSSRLARTFPYPALVFNAHRQFRRLRETGRFEPLQRAVRRRELAWQGSLNPNLANHGEASEARQYSGRAVEPEWAAPFPHPPVTAESPGRCPFGYGAASAHEPPTTLQETTRE, from the coding sequence ATGACCCAGCAGGCGATGCCCACTGAAGTTCCAGACCCTCTGGCCGGCACGTACCATCTGGTGCGCGGCGGCGTCCTCCAGGCCAGCCGGGGTGCCGTGACCCCACTGGCCCGGCGAGTCCAGGCCACCCTGCACCGCACGGTGCTGGCTCCGGAATTCTCGTGTCTGGCGGCCCGCGCCGCCCTGAACACCAGTGCCTACGCGCTGGGGTGTTATGGCGACCTGGGCAGCGAGGCGGCGACCCGGGGGCTGGCCCAGGATCTCGCGCAGTTCTGCGCCGATCAGGACGCCATGGCCGGCGGCTTTACCTCCATGATCGCTGTCTTTGCCGGCCCGCCGCCGCCGGACGAACACGCCTTCGAGGAGCGCCTGTGGGCACAGCTGCGTGCCCTGCACGCCCGCGATCCGCGTCCCTACAGCCCGGAGGTCGTGGCCGACCCTCAGGATCCCCGCTTCGGCTTTTCCTTCAACGGGCGCGGGTTCTTCGTGATCGGCCTGCACCCCCACAGCAGCCGGCTGGCCCGCACCTTCCCGTACCCGGCCCTGGTCTTCAACGCCCACCGCCAGTTCCGCCGCCTGCGCGAGACCGGCCGCTTCGAGCCGCTGCAACGCGCCGTGCGGCGCCGGGAACTGGCGTGGCAGGGCAGCCTGAACCCCAACCTCGCCAACCACGGCGAGGCGTCCGAGGCCCGGCAGTATTCCGGCCGCGCGGTCGAGCCGGAGTGGGCCGCGCCCTTTCCGCACCCGCCCGTGACCGCTGAGTCGCCGGGGCGCTGCCCGTTCGGATACGGGGCCGCCTCTGCCCACGAGCCCCCCACCACCCTTCAGGAGACCACCCGCGAATGA
- a CDS encoding DUF4153 domain-containing protein has product MTQAEALSPREPSATPQVSAPPRPARAAFPLLAALGVGLAAHLLTRSTGAGVNLALLSALFAGIAVWGTVRRGAVPTPEGLTLLGVAVAFGVGFTLRGVPSGLVFLNSVAMVTALLLGAAFLRFPGLSALGVGGMLGSAVTGGLRLVYGPLALLERFPWARVRPARGAGVTRALVGVLLTVPVLLVFGSLLGRADQGFGQMVSHLLDWRLDGLFRDGVTWLWWAALAGGLLYPAVMSLRPSVVPDVRVPPRLGLVETGLPLGALSALFVAFVVTQLPYFLSGSALPEGLTFATYIRQGFGELMTVAFLTLSVLLGAFAVTRPDVRAGLPYRLLNLAVLLPLALVILSAANRWRLYTLAYGLSETRVLGAAFLIWVVLTLAWLARGLWRADVRRFAFPALLAGFVTLLGTTAIDPADLIARVNVHRQVAGVTNELRTTTQHASVWELLRLGAGSVPVIALNLDVLTRGQAAGVRQNVIDTLHDRHDAAPGLREWNLAEARAHALVRTLPPRSANIDRPSE; this is encoded by the coding sequence ATGACCCAGGCCGAGGCGCTGTCCCCACGTGAACCGTCCGCCACCCCTCAGGTCAGTGCGCCGCCCCGTCCGGCCCGCGCGGCGTTCCCGCTGTTGGCCGCGCTGGGCGTGGGGCTGGCCGCGCACCTGCTCACGCGCAGTACAGGGGCCGGCGTGAACCTCGCGCTGCTGAGTGCCCTGTTCGCCGGGATCGCCGTGTGGGGCACGGTGCGCCGGGGTGCGGTGCCCACGCCCGAGGGCCTGACCCTGCTGGGCGTGGCCGTGGCCTTCGGCGTGGGCTTCACACTGCGGGGCGTGCCGTCCGGGCTGGTGTTCCTGAACAGCGTGGCGATGGTCACCGCGCTGCTGCTGGGCGCGGCGTTCCTGCGCTTTCCGGGGCTGTCGGCACTGGGCGTGGGCGGGATGCTCGGTTCGGCCGTCACGGGCGGTCTGCGGCTCGTGTACGGCCCGCTGGCGCTGCTGGAACGCTTTCCGTGGGCACGGGTGCGCCCCGCGCGGGGAGCCGGCGTGACCCGCGCCCTGGTCGGCGTGCTGCTCACCGTGCCCGTGCTGCTGGTCTTCGGCAGCCTGCTCGGCCGCGCGGATCAGGGCTTCGGGCAGATGGTGTCGCACCTGCTCGACTGGCGACTGGACGGCCTCTTCCGCGACGGGGTCACGTGGCTGTGGTGGGCGGCGCTGGCCGGCGGGCTGCTGTACCCGGCGGTCATGAGCCTGCGGCCCAGCGTGGTGCCCGACGTGCGCGTGCCCCCGCGCCTGGGGCTGGTCGAGACCGGGCTGCCGCTGGGAGCGCTGTCGGCGCTGTTCGTGGCCTTCGTGGTCACGCAGCTCCCGTACTTCCTGAGCGGCTCGGCGCTGCCCGAGGGCCTGACCTTCGCCACGTACATCCGCCAGGGCTTCGGGGAACTGATGACCGTGGCCTTCCTGACGCTGAGCGTGCTGCTGGGGGCCTTTGCCGTGACCCGTCCGGACGTGCGGGCGGGCCTGCCCTACCGCCTGCTGAACCTTGCGGTGCTGCTGCCGCTGGCACTGGTCATCCTGAGCGCCGCCAACCGCTGGCGGCTGTACACCCTCGCCTACGGCCTGAGCGAGACCCGCGTGCTGGGCGCGGCCTTCCTGATCTGGGTCGTGCTCACCCTGGCGTGGCTCGCCCGTGGCCTGTGGCGGGCGGATGTGCGCCGCTTCGCGTTCCCAGCGCTGCTGGCAGGCTTCGTGACGCTGCTGGGCACCACCGCCATCGACCCGGCCGACCTGATCGCCCGCGTGAACGTCCACCGGCAGGTGGCGGGCGTGACCAACGAGCTGCGGACGACGACACAGCACGCCAGCGTGTGGGAACTGCTGCGCCTGGGGGCCGGCAGCGTCCCCGTGATCGCCCTGAACCTCGATGTCCTGACCCGTGGACAGGCGGCGGGCGTGCGCCAGAACGTCATCGACACCCTGCACGACCGCCACGACGCCGCCCCCGGCCTGCGCGAGTGGAATCTGGCCGAGGCGCGGGCACACGCGCTGGTACGGACGCTGCCGCCCCGCAGCGCGAATATCGACCGCCCGTCGGAGTGA
- a CDS encoding MarR family winged helix-turn-helix transcriptional regulator, with protein sequence MTVATDNGMPAVTASGLLLRDVTRLFLTLQQRNFACCDVQSATQCSILTTLLREGDQTLSALTRRLNLDKAWLSRSTDDLVGQGLIVKGPHPTDRRALNVTLTDAGRTAAADLDRTLNAQAERVLARLPEHDRPQARRLLSALAGALQAELDGDDSGCCR encoded by the coding sequence ATGACTGTTGCCACTGACAACGGTATGCCGGCGGTCACCGCCTCCGGCCTCCTGCTGCGCGATGTCACGCGGCTGTTCCTGACCCTGCAACAGCGCAATTTTGCGTGCTGCGACGTGCAGAGCGCGACCCAGTGCAGCATCCTGACGACCCTGCTGCGCGAGGGCGATCAGACGCTCAGTGCCCTGACGCGCCGCCTGAACCTCGACAAGGCGTGGCTGAGCCGCAGCACCGACGATCTGGTGGGACAGGGACTGATCGTCAAGGGGCCGCACCCCACGGATCGCCGGGCGCTGAACGTCACGCTCACCGACGCCGGGCGGACGGCCGCCGCCGACCTCGACCGCACCCTGAACGCCCAGGCCGAACGGGTGCTGGCCCGGCTGCCGGAGCACGACCGGCCCCAGGCCCGCCGCCTGCTCTCGGCGCTGGCGGGGGCCCTCCAGGCCGAACTGGACGGCGACGACAGCGGGTGCTGCCGGTGA
- a CDS encoding MFS transporter, protein MAEARRTGVVWTLALLSTVGYGALYYAQPLLAVATEAQTGWTRVQTGGAFTGALLVTALLAPGIGRALDRHGGRTLLSAGAGLGAVALLILAVTPPFPLFVLAWLLAGVAMALTFYEATFTVLAQAVPAAVRTRATLHVTLVAGLASTLFVPLTAWLLQRGQVGGAATGLAALLLVVAVACWVGLPATGGRERATPLPFTPDATFARLGVAFTLARVVTVAVGLQLAPLLLAAGHPPARAAFLAGLMGLAALPGRAIFVPLLRHLPPAPLTALLLGGVGLSALFLLRPQGVEVAALGVVVFGLCNGALTLARAELLAGRYPDTFGAANGRLSLPVNLAQAVTPLGAGALYTLGGSYAPSLWLCVGLSVGAAWVVTGRPDLKKP, encoded by the coding sequence TTGGCTGAGGCCCGGCGTACCGGCGTCGTCTGGACACTGGCCCTGCTCTCCACGGTCGGCTACGGAGCGCTGTACTACGCGCAGCCGCTGCTGGCCGTGGCGACCGAGGCCCAGACCGGCTGGACACGGGTGCAGACCGGCGGGGCCTTCACCGGGGCGCTGCTGGTGACCGCGCTGCTCGCGCCAGGAATCGGGCGGGCACTCGACCGGCACGGGGGCCGCACACTGCTGAGTGCCGGGGCCGGGCTGGGGGCCGTGGCCCTGCTGATCCTGGCGGTCACGCCCCCGTTCCCGCTGTTCGTGCTGGCGTGGCTGCTGGCGGGCGTGGCGATGGCCCTGACCTTCTACGAGGCCACCTTCACGGTGCTCGCGCAGGCGGTGCCTGCCGCCGTCCGCACACGGGCCACGCTGCATGTGACGCTGGTGGCGGGACTGGCGAGCACCCTCTTTGTGCCCCTGACCGCCTGGCTGCTGCAGCGCGGACAGGTCGGGGGCGCGGCGACCGGGCTGGCGGCGCTGCTGCTCGTGGTGGCCGTGGCGTGCTGGGTGGGACTGCCGGCCACGGGCGGCCGGGAACGCGCCACCCCACTCCCCTTCACGCCAGACGCGACCTTTGCCCGGCTGGGGGTGGCGTTCACACTGGCGCGGGTGGTCACGGTGGCGGTGGGCCTGCAACTCGCGCCGCTGCTGCTGGCCGCCGGGCATCCCCCCGCCCGCGCTGCATTCCTGGCCGGGCTGATGGGTCTGGCCGCCCTGCCGGGCCGCGCCATCTTCGTTCCGCTGCTCCGGCACCTCCCGCCCGCGCCGCTGACCGCCCTGCTGCTGGGTGGAGTCGGCCTGTCGGCGCTATTCCTGTTACGCCCACAGGGGGTAGAGGTGGCCGCCCTGGGCGTCGTGGTCTTCGGGCTGTGCAACGGAGCGCTGACCCTGGCGCGCGCAGAACTGCTGGCCGGACGGTACCCGGACACCTTCGGCGCGGCAAACGGGCGGCTGTCCCTTCCCGTGAACCTCGCGCAGGCAGTGACGCCGCTGGGGGCGGGCGCGCTGTACACGCTGGGAGGCAGCTACGCGCCGTCGCTGTGGCTGTGCGTCGGCCTGAGCGTGGGCGCGGCGTGGGTGGTTACGGGCAGGCCGGATCTCAAGAAACCCTGA
- a CDS encoding transporter substrate-binding domain-containing protein: protein MNYRILIPTLALAASMTASAATAPTTLTKGVLRIGMEGTYAPFTYKDEKGTLTGFDVDIAKAVAAKLGLKAEFVLTEWSGILAGLQANKYDVIVNQVGITAERQKTIGFSAPYAYSSPQIIVKKAGTFAPKTLADLKGKRVGVGLGSNFEKQLRDASGINVVTYPGAPEYLADLAAGRLDAAYNDRLLVGYLIKSQNLPVRGAGVIGDAEPVGIAMKKANTSLKTAVDRALLQLKADGTYAKISRQWFGQDVSKP from the coding sequence ATGAACTACCGAATCCTGATCCCCACCCTGGCCCTGGCCGCCAGCATGACCGCGTCGGCCGCCACCGCCCCCACCACCCTCACGAAGGGCGTCCTGCGCATCGGTATGGAGGGCACCTACGCGCCTTTCACGTACAAGGATGAGAAGGGCACACTGACCGGCTTCGACGTGGATATCGCAAAAGCCGTCGCCGCGAAGCTGGGCCTGAAGGCCGAGTTCGTCCTGACCGAGTGGAGCGGCATCCTGGCCGGCCTCCAGGCCAACAAGTACGACGTGATCGTGAACCAGGTCGGGATCACCGCCGAGCGGCAGAAGACCATCGGCTTCAGCGCCCCGTACGCGTACTCCAGCCCGCAGATCATCGTGAAGAAGGCCGGCACCTTCGCCCCGAAGACCCTGGCCGACCTGAAGGGCAAGCGCGTCGGCGTGGGCCTGGGCAGCAACTTCGAGAAGCAGCTGCGCGACGCCAGCGGGATCAACGTCGTCACGTACCCCGGTGCACCCGAGTATCTGGCCGATCTGGCAGCTGGCCGCCTGGACGCTGCGTACAACGACCGCCTGCTGGTCGGTTACCTGATCAAGTCCCAGAATCTGCCCGTGCGCGGCGCGGGCGTGATCGGTGACGCGGAACCCGTGGGCATCGCCATGAAGAAGGCCAACACCTCGCTGAAGACCGCCGTGGATCGGGCGTTGCTGCAACTGAAGGCCGACGGCACGTATGCCAAGATCAGCCGCCAGTGGTTCGGACAGGACGTGAGCAAACCTTAA
- a CDS encoding DUF2268 domain-containing putative Zn-dependent protease (predicted Zn-dependent protease with a strongly conserved HExxH motif) has protein sequence MSLHNPLHLLNAGRQFPSPLANDIVTVARHALDRQAAQLGLDGVDVVMYASPWTIPETGMVGTAPDGYSVHLALTPTSTPFQEGWRQELPATLAHELHHAARWRHQGMGTLLDALVFEGLAQHFELTERRERPIYAVPTTDLDALWTRAQDELDGPYDYAAWFMGAPAAGLPRWGGYALGFELMRRGFEVQGGDAVSHVATPADAFRGVW, from the coding sequence GTGAGCCTCCACAACCCGCTCCATCTGCTGAATGCCGGACGCCAGTTCCCATCCCCACTGGCCAACGACATCGTGACTGTTGCCCGGCACGCCCTGGATCGGCAGGCCGCACAGCTCGGCCTGGATGGCGTGGACGTCGTCATGTACGCGAGTCCGTGGACCATTCCCGAGACCGGCATGGTGGGCACCGCACCGGACGGCTACAGCGTCCACCTTGCCCTGACACCGACCAGCACCCCGTTTCAGGAGGGCTGGCGGCAGGAATTGCCCGCCACACTGGCCCACGAACTGCACCACGCGGCGCGGTGGCGACACCAGGGGATGGGGACGCTACTGGACGCCCTGGTGTTCGAGGGGCTGGCCCAGCACTTCGAGCTGACGGAACGCCGGGAGCGGCCCATCTACGCCGTACCGACCACCGATCTCGATGCCCTGTGGACACGGGCGCAGGACGAGCTGGACGGCCCCTACGACTACGCCGCGTGGTTCATGGGCGCACCGGCTGCCGGTCTGCCCCGCTGGGGCGGCTATGCGCTGGGCTTCGAACTCATGCGGCGTGGGTTCGAAGTTCAGGGTGGAGACGCCGTGAGTCACGTCGCCACCCCGGCCGACGCCTTCCGGGGGGTGTGGTGA
- a CDS encoding DUF1989 domain-containing protein, translating to MTESPTLYRIPPQSGAGFTLKRGDVLVVIDAWGEQVSDLMAFAADERGEWLSSGRTFDYNETIYLTTGHVLYSNRSRPMFTLLRDDVGRHDFLLTPCSTETFEILYPPGTADGHPSCFSNLVQALAPYGIQPDQIPTTLNIFMNVVVDESGRVRIAPPISTAGQQLHLRAEMDLIVGLTACSAEGSNGGTFKPIDYHVIPAGTPQ from the coding sequence ATGACCGAGTCCCCCACCCTTTACCGGATTCCACCGCAGAGCGGCGCCGGCTTCACCCTGAAGCGTGGCGACGTACTGGTCGTGATCGACGCCTGGGGCGAACAGGTCTCGGATCTGATGGCCTTCGCCGCCGATGAGCGCGGCGAGTGGCTGTCGTCGGGGCGCACCTTCGACTACAACGAGACCATCTACCTGACCACGGGGCACGTCCTGTACTCGAACCGCAGCCGGCCGATGTTCACGCTGCTGCGCGACGACGTGGGCCGCCACGACTTCCTGTTGACCCCGTGCTCGACCGAGACCTTCGAGATCCTGTACCCGCCGGGCACCGCCGACGGGCATCCCAGCTGCTTTTCCAATCTGGTGCAGGCGCTGGCCCCCTACGGCATCCAGCCGGATCAGATCCCCACGACCCTGAACATCTTCATGAACGTCGTGGTCGACGAGTCCGGCCGGGTCAGGATCGCGCCGCCCATCTCGACCGCCGGGCAGCAGCTGCACCTGCGGGCGGAAATGGATCTGATCGTCGGCCTGACCGCGTGCTCGGCCGAGGGCAGCAACGGGGGCACCTTCAAGCCCATCGACTACCACGTCATTCCGGCCGGGACGCCGCAGTAG
- a CDS encoding amino acid ABC transporter permease yields the protein MNTEQLQLVLQSAWASLPTLLAATPITLGFALAAMLLGLPLGFAVALARLSRFAFLRGLSSVFVSFMRGTPLLVQIFVIYYGLPSLGITLNPVAGGIIALTLNAAAYLSETIRAAILSIPKGQREAATSLGLTPSQTMRLIVLPQAARVALPSLSNTLIGLVKDTSLVSVITVVELLRSAQLVIARTFEPFGPYVAAALIYWAISSLLEVVQRSLERRFARGG from the coding sequence ATGAACACTGAACAGCTGCAACTCGTCCTCCAGAGCGCGTGGGCCTCGCTGCCGACGCTGCTGGCCGCCACGCCGATCACGCTGGGGTTCGCGCTGGCGGCCATGCTGCTGGGGCTGCCGCTGGGCTTTGCGGTGGCGCTGGCGCGGCTGTCGCGCTTTGCGTTCCTGCGCGGGCTGAGCAGTGTGTTCGTATCGTTCATGCGCGGCACGCCGCTGCTGGTGCAGATCTTCGTCATCTACTACGGGCTGCCCAGTCTGGGGATCACGCTGAACCCGGTGGCCGGCGGCATCATCGCCCTGACCCTGAACGCCGCCGCGTACCTGTCAGAGACGATCCGCGCCGCGATCCTGAGCATCCCGAAAGGCCAGCGCGAGGCCGCGACCAGCCTGGGCCTGACGCCGTCGCAGACCATGCGGCTGATCGTCCTGCCGCAGGCGGCGCGGGTGGCGCTGCCCAGCCTGAGCAACACCCTGATCGGGCTGGTCAAGGACACGTCGCTGGTCAGCGTGATCACGGTCGTGGAACTGCTGCGCAGCGCCCAGCTGGTCATTGCCCGCACCTTCGAACCCTTCGGGCCGTATGTGGCCGCCGCGCTGATCTACTGGGCGATCAGTTCGCTGCTGGAGGTCGTGCAGCGGAGTCTGGAGCGGCGGTTCGCACGGGGGGGCTGA